From Pedobacter aquae:
AAAATTGTAGAAGTTCTTTCTCTATAGCATAAGAAAATCATCATCAAAAAAGCCGTAAGATTGTACATCCTACGGCTTTTTTATGTTTTAAATATTTCTGTTTAGTTGGATACAAACTTTAACCCAATAATAGAACCTATAAGGGTGATGATAAAAAATATCCTCCAGAAAGTAGCAGGCTCTTTAAAGATAAAAATGCCCACCAATACAGTTCCTACAGCACCAACACCTGTCCAAACGGCGTAAGCAGTGCCAATGGGTAAAGTTTTGGTTGCCAAATACAGTAAGTACATACTGATAGATAGGCAAAGAAAAAAGCCCCCTATCCACCATA
This genomic window contains:
- a CDS encoding DMT family transporter, encoding MNWLLLVIAGLFEVGFASCLGKAKETSGNVALWWIGGFFLCLSISMYLLYLATKTLPIGTAYAVWTGVGAVGTVLVGIFIFKEPATFWRIFFIITLIGSIIGLKFVSN